The following proteins are encoded in a genomic region of Amphiura filiformis chromosome 11, Afil_fr2py, whole genome shotgun sequence:
- the LOC140164717 gene encoding phospholipid scramblase 1-like isoform X2 yields the protein MNQPRSGHGGKQMQWMSPPEQRPLGCPPGLEYLTQIDQILIYGEVEPFQDLTGLPIVKDRLTNQYQIKNSLGQQVYFAYEESEVYQRNCCGRTRAFSMHITDNLSQEVIRITRPFKCCAGYCWCADPESSCSMELHVESPPGQVVGYVKQTKSIWSPLFAVQDGNQQTVLKISGPCNVCQSTCCTGDIDFRILDQDGSQKIGRIAKQWGGMEREWAQHATTFRIEFPVDLDVKLKALLIGATFLIDYMYFERSKRKTSVRVM from the exons ATGAATCAGCCGAGATCTGGTCATGGTGGTAAACAAATGCAATGGATGTCTCCACCAGAACAAAGACCACTAGGATGTCCACCAGGACTAGAATATCTGACTCAAATTGACCAGATATTAATATATGGAGAGGTTGAACCTTTCCAAG ATCTTACAGGTTTGCCTATCGTCAAAGACCGTTTAACAAATCAATACCAAATTAAGAACTCATTAGGTCAGCAAGTGTATTTTGCCTATGAAG AATCCGAAGTTTATCAACGGAATTGTTGTGGTCGTACTCGTGCTTTCAGTATGCATATCACGGATAATCTTAGTCAG GAAGTTATCCGCATCACGAGACCTTTCAAATGTTGTGCCGGGTATTGTTGGTGTGCCGATCCCGAAAGTAGTTGTTCTATGGAACTCCACGTAGAGTCACCCCCTGGGCAAGTTGTCGGCTATGTGAAGCAGAC AAAAAGCATATGGAGTCCACTCTTTGCCGTCCAAGATGGGAACCAACAGACAGTGCTTAAAATTAGTGGTCCATGTAATGTATGCCAGAGCACCTGCTGTACTGGGGATATTGATTTCCGT ATACTAGACCAAGACGGATCGCAAAAAATTGGCAGAATCGCTAAACAGTGGGGAGGAATGGAGCGAGAATGGGCACAACATGCCACCACTTTTCGTATTGAAT TTCCGGTCGATCTTGACGTCAAGCTGAAAGCACTGCTGATTGGAGCTACATTCCTCATC gATTACATGTACTTTGAAAGATCGAAAAGAAAAACGAGTGTACGCGTGATGTAA
- the LOC140164717 gene encoding phospholipid scramblase 1-like isoform X1 gives MTSPSQQIHMNQPRSGHGGKQMQWMSPPEQRPLGCPPGLEYLTQIDQILIYGEVEPFQDLTGLPIVKDRLTNQYQIKNSLGQQVYFAYEESEVYQRNCCGRTRAFSMHITDNLSQEVIRITRPFKCCAGYCWCADPESSCSMELHVESPPGQVVGYVKQTKSIWSPLFAVQDGNQQTVLKISGPCNVCQSTCCTGDIDFRILDQDGSQKIGRIAKQWGGMEREWAQHATTFRIEFPVDLDVKLKALLIGATFLIDYMYFERSKRKTSVRVM, from the exons ATGACGTCACCGTCTCAACAG ATTCACATGAATCAGCCGAGATCTGGTCATGGTGGTAAACAAATGCAATGGATGTCTCCACCAGAACAAAGACCACTAGGATGTCCACCAGGACTAGAATATCTGACTCAAATTGACCAGATATTAATATATGGAGAGGTTGAACCTTTCCAAG ATCTTACAGGTTTGCCTATCGTCAAAGACCGTTTAACAAATCAATACCAAATTAAGAACTCATTAGGTCAGCAAGTGTATTTTGCCTATGAAG AATCCGAAGTTTATCAACGGAATTGTTGTGGTCGTACTCGTGCTTTCAGTATGCATATCACGGATAATCTTAGTCAG GAAGTTATCCGCATCACGAGACCTTTCAAATGTTGTGCCGGGTATTGTTGGTGTGCCGATCCCGAAAGTAGTTGTTCTATGGAACTCCACGTAGAGTCACCCCCTGGGCAAGTTGTCGGCTATGTGAAGCAGAC AAAAAGCATATGGAGTCCACTCTTTGCCGTCCAAGATGGGAACCAACAGACAGTGCTTAAAATTAGTGGTCCATGTAATGTATGCCAGAGCACCTGCTGTACTGGGGATATTGATTTCCGT ATACTAGACCAAGACGGATCGCAAAAAATTGGCAGAATCGCTAAACAGTGGGGAGGAATGGAGCGAGAATGGGCACAACATGCCACCACTTTTCGTATTGAAT TTCCGGTCGATCTTGACGTCAAGCTGAAAGCACTGCTGATTGGAGCTACATTCCTCATC gATTACATGTACTTTGAAAGATCGAAAAGAAAAACGAGTGTACGCGTGATGTAA